A single region of the Candidatus Protochlamydia amoebophila UWE25 genome encodes:
- a CDS encoding BatD family protein, translated as MIKALCIYFLSFMSTLSAVNIKVEASIDSQNNQENHPLSGIISITHQIQDEIDSNSFQIEGKPLSVTFIKNVNVSEELPKTIVSFYHFTLSPQAKGLYVLPPISVKIRDKIQSSPPSSYEVKELKSSLLNPKNSKFSSASIQLKRSSASNALIFKLEASIKGPTLLYPGQRTNLFYRISYNQSVELTESLLPFIHADAFKKIGDAHIRDFQNGEITVQEISQEVEANQIGSFKLGPSSISGYSYQTNFFGKKNYQQPLLKAEAPAVYLQVKPFPLENKPYSFNGALGVVDVKIKMRTSSERQLEDKILIDMYISGVENLEDFRLPDFYCQPGFSGFFQFNDLPLTGEIKESSKYFQIELIPVSTFINTIPSFEISSFDPVTSRYILKRTDPIPIDLKTMPMAPYPTISLEKENEIPNEKILWNSSSWPLSPLEIKDSQNLPRLSHNWTQTPWILLVIPLGISWLTLQSYWKKLWDLKPKKIKKQSLILLEQALKIKKNSEKEILQLLEKATWWKVWEEGILPIKVTSLEDLSTQGKAGKMRQFIYQLQSLQYGPSTGMEIADIKVQAQKLLS; from the coding sequence ATGATCAAAGCTTTATGCATTTATTTTCTTTCCTTTATGTCAACTTTATCAGCCGTAAACATAAAGGTTGAGGCTTCTATTGATTCTCAAAACAATCAAGAAAATCATCCCCTTTCAGGAATAATTAGTATTACTCATCAAATTCAAGACGAAATTGATTCTAATTCATTTCAAATAGAGGGAAAGCCTCTTTCAGTTACTTTTATTAAAAATGTAAATGTTTCTGAAGAATTACCCAAAACTATTGTATCTTTTTATCATTTCACTCTTTCTCCGCAAGCTAAAGGACTGTATGTTTTACCTCCTATTTCAGTTAAAATAAGAGATAAAATTCAAAGTAGCCCACCCAGTTCTTATGAAGTGAAAGAGCTGAAAAGTTCACTTTTAAACCCAAAAAATTCTAAATTTTCCTCTGCTTCTATACAATTAAAACGTTCCTCTGCTTCTAATGCTTTGATTTTCAAATTAGAGGCAAGTATTAAAGGCCCTACTTTACTGTATCCAGGCCAACGTACCAATTTATTTTACCGCATTTCTTATAATCAAAGTGTTGAATTAACAGAGTCTCTTCTTCCTTTCATTCATGCTGACGCCTTTAAAAAAATTGGGGATGCACATATTAGAGACTTTCAAAATGGTGAGATCACAGTGCAAGAAATTTCTCAAGAAGTGGAAGCAAACCAAATAGGAAGTTTTAAGTTAGGGCCTTCTTCAATTTCGGGTTATAGTTACCAAACTAATTTTTTCGGTAAGAAAAATTATCAACAGCCACTCCTCAAAGCGGAGGCTCCAGCTGTCTACTTGCAAGTAAAGCCCTTTCCTTTGGAAAACAAACCCTATTCTTTTAATGGAGCATTGGGTGTCGTTGATGTTAAAATCAAAATGAGAACATCTTCTGAAAGACAATTAGAAGATAAAATTTTGATAGATATGTATATTTCTGGCGTCGAAAATCTAGAAGATTTTCGACTCCCAGATTTTTATTGTCAGCCTGGATTTAGTGGTTTTTTTCAATTCAATGACCTCCCTCTGACAGGAGAAATAAAAGAATCTTCAAAATATTTTCAAATCGAACTTATTCCCGTTTCTACATTTATTAATACGATTCCTTCTTTTGAAATTTCCTCTTTCGATCCTGTAACGAGCCGCTATATCCTTAAAAGAACGGATCCTATTCCTATTGATCTTAAAACAATGCCAATGGCACCTTATCCCACAATTTCTTTGGAAAAAGAAAATGAAATCCCCAACGAAAAAATTCTGTGGAATTCTTCTTCATGGCCACTTAGCCCTCTTGAAATCAAAGATTCACAAAATTTGCCTAGATTGAGCCATAATTGGACGCAAACTCCATGGATTTTATTAGTAATTCCTTTGGGAATCAGTTGGCTAACCCTTCAATCATATTGGAAAAAATTATGGGATTTAAAGCCTAAAAAAATCAAAAAGCAAAGTTTAATTCTTTTAGAGCAAGCTTTAAAAATCAAAAAAAACTCGGAAAAAGAAATCTTGCAGTTGCTTGAAAAAGCTACTTGGTGGAAAGTATGGGAAGAAGGCATTCTCCCTATAAAAGTTACTTCTTTAGAAGATCTTTCTACTCAAGGGAAAGCCGGAAAAATGAGACAGTTTATTTACCAGTTGCAGTCTTTACAGTATGGCCCAAGTACAGGGATGGAAATAGCTGATATTAAAGTACAAGCCCAAAAATTATTAAGTTAA
- a CDS encoding vWA domain-containing protein, which translates to MSIRNLFFVFPQASFLMLFLLPLLFLQGCLFYYRQKQTIAFASDKVLKTLLIPRSKFVHLCKMMICLLCWLFACLALMNPQSNLRYLSFAGGIPSQKTIDLAKQIHSHEIILLVDTSASMDVKDNPNGETRLERVKDIMDNLISLLTGQTVSLYAFTSTLTPMVPSTNDYLFTRMMIKGLSINEGDVEGTNFETALTLLKKKLFELPKEKLLTLILFSDGGDEQFEKLEDPYKQKAIQNILSIFPDSIKDHLYFLTVGMGSSQPQLIPHVLFEGKPVYSKLEPFLLEQLATHYQGKYYLAESWTNKNLTEELNKQLLNESVRKQTEPAQSLERKVRLAKRDELLSDLYYQIPLGISILLLLLYLILPDARRP; encoded by the coding sequence ATGTCTATCCGTAATCTCTTTTTTGTTTTTCCCCAAGCAAGCTTTCTAATGTTATTTTTGTTGCCTTTATTATTTTTGCAAGGTTGTCTCTTTTACTATCGACAAAAACAAACAATAGCGTTTGCTTCTGACAAAGTCTTAAAAACTTTGTTAATTCCTCGTTCAAAATTTGTCCATCTCTGCAAAATGATGATTTGCTTACTTTGTTGGCTATTTGCTTGTTTAGCTTTAATGAATCCTCAAAGCAACCTTCGCTACCTCTCTTTTGCGGGAGGAATTCCTTCACAAAAAACGATTGATTTGGCTAAACAAATTCATTCGCATGAAATTATTTTATTAGTAGACACCTCAGCTTCGATGGATGTAAAAGATAATCCAAATGGAGAAACGCGATTAGAACGTGTAAAAGATATCATGGATAACCTTATTTCTTTATTAACAGGACAAACGGTATCCCTTTATGCTTTTACCTCTACTTTAACTCCTATGGTCCCTTCAACAAACGATTATTTATTTACACGGATGATGATTAAAGGCTTATCCATTAATGAAGGAGATGTAGAAGGAACGAACTTTGAAACAGCTCTTACTTTACTCAAGAAAAAATTATTTGAACTTCCAAAAGAAAAATTATTGACATTGATTTTATTTAGTGACGGAGGTGATGAACAATTTGAAAAATTAGAAGATCCATATAAGCAAAAAGCGATTCAAAATATCTTAAGTATTTTTCCCGATTCAATTAAAGATCATTTATATTTCTTGACAGTTGGCATGGGATCATCTCAACCTCAACTTATCCCGCACGTGCTTTTTGAAGGTAAACCTGTTTATTCTAAATTAGAGCCCTTTTTGTTAGAACAACTTGCTACCCACTATCAAGGTAAATACTATCTCGCTGAATCCTGGACAAATAAAAACTTAACGGAAGAATTAAATAAACAGCTTTTAAACGAATCCGTTCGTAAACAAACCGAACCGGCTCAATCTCTCGAAAGAAAAGTTCGTCTTGCAAAACGAGACGAACTTCTATCAGATTTATATTATCAAATTCCTCTAGGAATAAGTATTCTTCTTCTTCTTTTATACTTAATTTTACCTGATGCACGGCGGCCATGA
- a CDS encoding vWA domain-containing protein, whose amino-acid sequence MPLTIDYLALVILGIFLFMAYWLQQKWQTPYLPSLAFSDLESIDRSSKRRQFSHLPYRLYQLTLFFWCIAFIDPHFLFIKNDPLAQPSLPIPTEGIAIYLIVDQSSSMNEKISSNSFFERGRSFTKIDLLKVMAGQFILHRPSDLIGLVAFARVPKILSPLTLDHELLINQLNDLKAINSMEEDGTAMGYAIYKTAHLIVATKHFAQELQKKGKPAYEIKNAIMVVLTDGFQDPNRLDYGNRLRTIELDEAIAYAKNAGIHLYIINVDPKFSSPQFAPHRRQIETLAESTGGQLYLANQEKDLKRVFDTIDRLEKSSLPLDSFSSSPVIKHRVSFYPYFIAAGLSCLFLAIFLESTWLRKFP is encoded by the coding sequence TTGCCATTGACGATTGACTATCTAGCTTTAGTTATCTTAGGAATTTTCCTGTTTATGGCATATTGGCTTCAGCAAAAATGGCAAACTCCTTATCTTCCTTCTTTAGCATTTTCTGATTTAGAATCAATCGATCGTTCTTCTAAACGGCGCCAATTCTCTCATTTACCCTACAGACTTTATCAATTAACCTTATTTTTTTGGTGCATAGCTTTTATAGATCCTCATTTTTTATTTATTAAAAACGATCCATTAGCACAACCCTCTTTACCAATTCCTACAGAAGGAATTGCGATTTATTTGATCGTCGATCAATCTAGTTCTATGAACGAAAAAATTTCTTCAAACAGTTTTTTTGAAAGAGGAAGGTCTTTTACTAAAATTGATCTACTTAAAGTAATGGCTGGTCAGTTTATTTTACATCGTCCTTCAGATTTAATCGGACTCGTTGCTTTTGCTAGAGTTCCTAAAATCTTATCTCCTCTGACCCTAGATCATGAACTACTTATCAATCAATTAAATGATTTAAAGGCCATCAATTCCATGGAAGAAGATGGAACAGCAATGGGCTATGCGATTTATAAAACAGCTCATTTAATTGTTGCTACAAAACATTTTGCACAAGAATTACAAAAAAAGGGTAAGCCTGCCTACGAAATTAAAAATGCTATTATGGTTGTTTTAACTGATGGGTTCCAAGATCCTAATCGATTGGATTATGGTAATCGATTACGCACAATTGAGCTTGATGAAGCCATTGCTTATGCTAAAAATGCAGGAATTCATCTTTATATTATTAATGTAGATCCAAAGTTTTCCTCCCCACAATTTGCGCCCCATAGGCGACAAATAGAGACTTTAGCAGAATCAACAGGAGGTCAACTTTATTTAGCCAATCAAGAGAAAGACTTAAAACGTGTATTTGATACTATTGATCGATTAGAAAAAAGTTCACTACCTCTGGATTCATTTAGCTCTTCCCCAGTGATTAAACATCGAGTATCGTTTTATCCTTACTTCATTGCCGCTGGATTAAGTTGTTTGTTCTTAGCTATTTTTTTAGAGAGTACTTGGTTGAGAAAATTTCCATGA
- a CDS encoding HAD-IB family hydrolase yields the protein MIHPSVVAAFDFDKTLTNRDSLLPFLYEQTGFFQASWKIIQLAPVFLKFFFGKLSRQEIKEKILTQFFKGIPMRQLKAVCKRYADKKLDAYLNAQAIERLRWHQRQGHRCILVSASIDLYLRPWAERYGFEEILASTLEVDSKGNVTGKLKGKNCWGVEKTKRLTNYLGPKETYQLYAYGDSLGDQELLALADYPFYRSFKTKIF from the coding sequence ATGATTCATCCTTCGGTAGTAGCAGCTTTTGATTTTGACAAAACATTGACAAATCGTGATTCATTGCTTCCTTTTCTTTATGAACAGACAGGTTTTTTTCAAGCTTCATGGAAAATAATTCAATTAGCTCCCGTTTTCTTAAAATTTTTTTTTGGCAAACTTTCTAGACAAGAAATAAAAGAAAAAATTTTAACACAGTTTTTCAAAGGTATACCTATGCGACAGCTTAAGGCTGTTTGTAAACGTTATGCAGACAAAAAATTAGATGCTTATTTAAACGCTCAAGCTATTGAAAGGCTAAGATGGCATCAAAGGCAAGGCCATCGTTGCATTCTTGTGAGCGCATCTATTGACCTTTATTTACGTCCTTGGGCAGAAAGATATGGGTTTGAAGAAATTCTTGCTTCGACATTAGAAGTAGATTCTAAAGGGAATGTGACAGGAAAATTAAAAGGAAAAAATTGTTGGGGAGTTGAAAAAACTAAACGTCTTACGAATTACCTTGGCCCTAAAGAAACTTATCAACTTTATGCTTATGGGGATAGTCTAGGCGATCAAGAACTTTTAGCATTAGCCGATTACCCTTTTTATAGAAGCTTTAAAACTAAAATTTTTTAA
- a CDS encoding MGH1-like glycoside hydrolase domain-containing protein codes for MTSSPEHQRLLEHHQRHSNWKKWGPYLSDRAWGTVREDYSETGNAWNYFPHDHARMRAYRWNEDGIGGISDRHQYVCFAVALWNGKDPIIKERFFGLNPQEGNHGEDVKEYYFYLDNTPTHSYMKMLYKYPHQAYPYEQLIQENQRRSSRDPEYELIDTGIFQDKCYFDVQIEYAKAGHEDILIRLSITNQASEAAPLYLLPTVWFRNTWSWGYPEGPMEDIPTKPFLFQEQEGNRSFIKIEHPALRTYYLYAQDNPDWIFTENDTNFERLMGKPNPTPYVKDAFDRYLVHQDKTAVNPAKKGSKGAALYKSILPAKHTEIFHLRLCKNFLKHPFEGFNEIFSLRKHEADLFYEQVQNQALDKDAKNLQRQAFAGLLWSKQLYYYDIEQWLRGDKQIPLERQNDRNQGWIHLVNFDVISMPDKWEYPWYASWDLGFHCISLVLIDPDFAKRQLILMTREWYMHPNGQLPAYEWNFSDVNPPVLAWAAWRIYKIDGKQTGKPDRNFLEAIFHKLLLNFTWWVNQKDEKGNNVFQGGFLGLDNISIFDRSSPLNDARIDQADGTAWMSFYCILMMKISIELARTNPVYQDSATKFFEHFLRIASAMIKPEQKGYSLWCNEDGFFYDALHTSNDVIPLRIRSLVGLLPILAVETIDRRILDALPIYKQRLEWFLKERPDYTSTLASVEETSTGARHLLSILDKERLVQTLGYLFDENEFLSEYGIRSLSKYHEKHPYSLKIWNQEHFISYHPGEAEFRLIAGGNSNWRGPIWFPINYLLIESLQKFYHYYGDSLKVEFPTGSGNLMNLGEISKQLSNRLISLFLKRADGTRPIYQKNSPFNHEEDWQNLFLFFEFFHGDTGEGHGANHQTGWTALIAKLLQQC; via the coding sequence ATGACTTCATCTCCAGAACACCAACGTTTACTAGAGCATCATCAACGTCATTCGAATTGGAAAAAATGGGGGCCTTACTTAAGTGATCGTGCTTGGGGAACTGTGCGTGAAGATTATAGTGAAACCGGAAATGCGTGGAATTATTTCCCTCATGACCATGCTAGAATGCGAGCCTACCGTTGGAATGAAGATGGAATTGGAGGAATTTCGGATCGGCATCAATACGTTTGTTTTGCAGTTGCTTTGTGGAATGGAAAAGATCCGATTATTAAAGAACGTTTTTTTGGCTTAAATCCTCAAGAAGGCAATCATGGTGAAGATGTCAAAGAGTATTATTTTTACCTAGATAATACTCCGACTCATAGTTATATGAAAATGCTCTATAAATATCCACATCAAGCTTACCCGTACGAACAGCTTATTCAAGAAAATCAAAGGCGCTCTTCTCGTGATCCCGAATATGAACTAATCGATACAGGCATCTTTCAAGATAAATGCTATTTCGATGTCCAGATAGAATATGCAAAAGCAGGGCATGAAGATATTCTTATTCGTCTATCGATTACTAATCAAGCGTCTGAAGCTGCTCCTCTTTACTTATTACCGACTGTTTGGTTTCGAAATACGTGGAGTTGGGGATACCCCGAAGGTCCCATGGAAGATATACCGACGAAGCCTTTTTTATTTCAAGAACAAGAAGGCAATCGTTCGTTTATTAAAATCGAACATCCTGCTTTACGCACCTATTATCTTTATGCTCAAGACAATCCCGATTGGATTTTCACAGAAAATGATACAAACTTTGAACGTTTAATGGGAAAACCCAATCCAACACCTTATGTGAAAGATGCTTTTGACCGTTATTTAGTCCATCAAGACAAAACAGCAGTAAATCCTGCTAAAAAAGGTTCCAAAGGCGCTGCATTATATAAATCGATCCTCCCTGCCAAACATACAGAAATTTTTCACCTCCGTTTATGTAAAAATTTCCTTAAACACCCATTTGAAGGATTTAATGAGATCTTTTCATTAAGAAAACATGAAGCGGATCTTTTTTATGAACAAGTTCAAAATCAAGCCTTAGATAAAGATGCAAAAAATTTACAAAGACAGGCCTTTGCGGGACTTTTATGGTCCAAGCAACTCTATTATTATGATATTGAACAATGGTTAAGAGGAGATAAGCAAATTCCTCTGGAGCGTCAAAATGACCGTAATCAAGGTTGGATTCATCTTGTCAACTTTGATGTTATTTCAATGCCCGACAAATGGGAATATCCGTGGTATGCCAGTTGGGATCTTGGATTTCATTGTATCTCACTGGTATTGATTGATCCAGACTTTGCCAAACGTCAGCTTATTCTTATGACAAGAGAATGGTATATGCATCCGAATGGTCAACTTCCCGCTTACGAATGGAACTTTAGCGATGTCAATCCTCCCGTTCTCGCTTGGGCAGCCTGGAGGATTTATAAAATTGACGGGAAACAAACAGGAAAACCTGATCGAAATTTTCTAGAAGCCATTTTTCATAAACTTTTGCTTAATTTTACCTGGTGGGTTAATCAAAAAGATGAAAAAGGAAATAATGTTTTTCAAGGAGGCTTTCTAGGTTTAGATAACATCAGTATTTTTGACAGAAGCTCCCCTCTTAATGATGCTCGCATTGATCAAGCGGATGGAACAGCTTGGATGAGTTTTTACTGCATTTTAATGATGAAAATTTCTATCGAGCTGGCCAGAACAAATCCCGTTTATCAAGATTCTGCCACAAAGTTTTTTGAACACTTCTTACGTATCGCCAGTGCCATGATCAAACCCGAGCAAAAGGGATATTCGCTATGGTGTAATGAAGATGGTTTTTTCTATGATGCTCTTCACACAAGTAATGATGTCATTCCTTTGCGTATTCGATCATTAGTTGGTTTATTACCCATTTTAGCTGTTGAAACGATTGACCGTCGAATTCTGGATGCTTTACCCATTTACAAACAGCGATTAGAATGGTTCTTGAAAGAAAGGCCGGACTATACAAGTACACTAGCTTCAGTAGAAGAAACGAGTACAGGAGCGAGACACCTTTTATCTATTTTAGATAAAGAACGTCTTGTTCAAACTCTGGGCTATTTATTTGATGAAAACGAGTTTTTATCGGAATATGGGATTCGCTCTCTTTCTAAATATCATGAAAAGCACCCCTACTCATTAAAAATTTGGAATCAAGAACACTTTATTAGTTATCATCCCGGAGAGGCAGAATTTCGCCTTATTGCCGGAGGTAACTCCAACTGGAGAGGCCCCATCTGGTTTCCTATTAATTATCTTTTAATTGAATCATTACAAAAATTCTATCACTACTATGGAGATTCACTTAAAGTCGAATTTCCGACTGGATCGGGAAATCTCATGAACCTAGGAGAAATTTCTAAACAACTTTCTAATCGCCTTATCTCTTTATTTTTAAAACGTGCTGATGGAACGCGACCTATCTACCAAAAAAATAGCCCCTTTAATCACGAAGAGGATTGGCAGAATCTTTTTCTCTTTTTTGAATTTTTCCATGGGGATACAGGAGAAGGGCATGGAGCAAATCACCAAACAGGATGGACAGCTCTTATCGCCAAACTTTTACAACAATGCTAA
- the rfbA gene encoding glucose-1-phosphate thymidylyltransferase RfbA, with the protein MKGIVLAGGSGTRLHPLTLGVTKQLLPVYNKPMIYYPLSVLLLAEIKDILIISTPEDMPVFKRLLGDGSHLGVRFTYEMQPKPNGLAEAFIIGKDFIGKDSVCLVLGDNIFYGSHLSNLLKSAKEKKEGATLFGYEVKDPERYGVVEFDGQGKILSIEEKPKIPKSSIAVTGLYFYDNQVVDIAHGLKPSARGELEITDVNQEYLNRDQACVHVMGRGYTWLDAGTYESLMQASQFVQVIEQRQGHCIASLEEIAYNQKFISQAQLKLLGEKLGKSLYGRYLMEIAEKGPYYGNH; encoded by the coding sequence ATGAAAGGAATTGTTCTAGCCGGAGGAAGTGGCACAAGACTGCATCCATTAACATTGGGAGTGACTAAACAGCTACTGCCAGTTTACAACAAACCGATGATTTATTATCCCCTTTCAGTTTTATTATTAGCCGAAATAAAAGATATCTTGATCATTTCCACTCCAGAAGATATGCCTGTTTTTAAACGACTGCTTGGGGATGGATCTCACTTAGGTGTTCGTTTTACCTATGAGATGCAGCCAAAACCAAACGGTCTCGCCGAAGCTTTTATTATTGGTAAAGATTTTATTGGAAAGGATTCTGTTTGTCTGGTGCTGGGAGATAATATTTTTTATGGGAGCCATTTGAGCAATCTTTTAAAAAGTGCCAAAGAGAAAAAAGAGGGGGCTACTTTATTTGGCTATGAGGTAAAAGATCCTGAAAGATATGGTGTCGTTGAATTTGATGGGCAGGGTAAAATTTTGTCGATCGAAGAAAAGCCTAAAATTCCGAAATCTTCTATTGCTGTGACAGGTCTTTATTTTTATGATAATCAAGTCGTAGACATAGCTCATGGCTTAAAACCCTCTGCACGAGGAGAATTAGAAATCACAGATGTCAACCAAGAGTATTTAAATAGAGATCAAGCATGTGTTCATGTGATGGGAAGAGGATACACTTGGTTAGATGCAGGGACTTATGAAAGCCTTATGCAAGCAAGTCAGTTTGTTCAGGTGATTGAGCAAAGACAAGGACACTGCATTGCTTCTTTAGAAGAAATTGCTTACAATCAAAAATTTATTTCTCAAGCCCAGTTAAAATTGTTGGGTGAAAAACTCGGGAAAAGCTTGTACGGACGTTATTTAATGGAAATTGCAGAAAAAGGACCTTACTATGGAAATCATTGA
- the rfbC gene encoding dTDP-4-dehydrorhamnose 3,5-epimerase, translating into MEIIDLQLKGLKLVKPNVFKDNRGFFLESFQQPLYQKMGIQETFLQDNHSFSQKGCIRGMHFQSFPGQAKLVRVAVGKIYDVAVDIRPESPTFGQWEGIILDDKKHHQLFIPVGFAHGFCVLSQEAHVMYKVSTPYDPLYEKGFRWNDSQLNIQWPIEQPIVSERDKQSPSFRESMLQLTEIRK; encoded by the coding sequence ATGGAAATCATTGATTTGCAACTTAAAGGGTTAAAATTGGTGAAGCCTAACGTATTTAAAGATAATAGAGGTTTTTTTCTAGAAAGTTTTCAGCAACCCCTCTATCAAAAAATGGGGATTCAAGAGACTTTTTTACAAGATAATCATTCTTTTTCTCAAAAAGGGTGCATTCGTGGAATGCATTTCCAATCTTTTCCAGGTCAGGCAAAACTTGTGAGAGTGGCTGTGGGAAAAATTTATGATGTGGCTGTTGATATTCGTCCTGAATCTCCTACATTTGGACAGTGGGAAGGGATTATTTTAGATGATAAAAAACACCATCAACTTTTTATTCCAGTGGGATTTGCGCATGGATTTTGCGTTTTGAGTCAAGAAGCCCATGTAATGTATAAAGTGAGCACTCCCTATGATCCTCTCTATGAAAAAGGTTTTCGTTGGAATGATTCACAATTAAATATTCAATGGCCTATAGAGCAACCAATAGTTTCTGAAAGAGATAAACAATCTCCTTCCTTTCGTGAAAGCATGCTTCAATTAACTGAGATTAGAAAATGA
- the rfbD gene encoding dTDP-4-dehydrorhamnose reductase, translated as MKKIWVCGASGMLGSHFKRLLNKRQLSFVANDDKKIDITNLEAVLDFVRTEQITHIINCAAYTKVDKAETDLKQAYLVNACGPHHLGIAARHQNAHVIHFSTDYVFDGKENLPYTEEHACAPIGAYGISKLAGEIKLLDEFDRSCVIRTSWLFGLPGKNFVETMLRLMNEKAQIKIVCDQMGRPTYAQDLAEVALQFLDKSGIYHFANSSETNWYEFAKEIYRQGKEFQLIQRDCQIEPIMTHEYPTQAKRPAYSTLNTQKIESVLRWKPRPWQEALKDYLTIYKNFQDRQQVS; from the coding sequence ATGAAAAAGATTTGGGTATGTGGCGCATCGGGTATGCTTGGTTCTCATTTCAAACGTTTATTAAACAAACGGCAACTGTCTTTTGTTGCCAATGATGATAAAAAAATTGATATTACCAATTTAGAAGCCGTTTTAGATTTTGTAAGAACAGAACAAATCACTCATATCATCAATTGTGCGGCTTACACAAAAGTTGATAAAGCTGAAACAGATCTCAAACAAGCTTATCTCGTCAATGCCTGTGGACCACACCATCTTGGAATTGCAGCTCGGCACCAGAATGCGCATGTCATTCATTTCTCGACTGATTATGTGTTTGATGGAAAAGAGAACTTGCCTTATACCGAAGAACATGCTTGCGCTCCCATTGGAGCTTATGGGATAAGTAAATTAGCTGGAGAAATCAAACTCTTAGATGAATTTGATCGCTCTTGTGTCATTCGCACATCTTGGTTATTTGGCTTACCAGGCAAAAATTTTGTTGAAACAATGTTAAGATTGATGAATGAAAAAGCACAGATCAAGATTGTTTGCGATCAGATGGGAAGACCGACTTATGCGCAAGATTTAGCTGAAGTTGCTTTACAATTTTTGGATAAGTCGGGAATTTATCACTTTGCTAACTCTTCTGAAACTAACTGGTATGAGTTTGCTAAAGAGATTTATAGACAAGGAAAGGAATTTCAATTGATTCAAAGGGATTGTCAAATAGAACCTATTATGACTCATGAATATCCGACACAGGCCAAACGACCTGCTTATTCTACTTTAAATACTCAAAAAATAGAGTCTGTGCTTAGATGGAAACCACGTCCCTGGCAAGAGGCATTAAAAGATTATTTGACGATATATAAAAATTTCCAAGATAGGCAACAGGTGAGCTAA